The following are from one region of the Nostoc cf. commune SO-36 genome:
- the bchL gene encoding ferredoxin:protochlorophyllide reductase (ATP-dependent) iron-sulfur ATP-binding protein, giving the protein MKLAVYGKGGIGKSTTSCNISVALAKRGKKVLQIGCDPKHDSTFTLTGFLIPTIIDTLQEKDYHYEDVWPEDVIYKGYGGVDCVEAGGPPAGAGCGGYVVGETVKLLKELNAFDEYDVILFDVLGDVVCGGFAAPLNYADYCLIVTDNGFDALFAANRIAASVREKARTHPLRLAGLIGNRTSKRDLIEKYIEAVPMPVLEVLPLIEDIRVSRVKGKTLFEMAEQDPSLDYVCDYYLNIADQILARPEGVVPNDTPDRELFSLLSDFYLNPGKPQVPNSEEELDLMIV; this is encoded by the coding sequence GTGAAACTAGCAGTCTACGGAAAAGGTGGTATCGGTAAATCCACAACTAGCTGTAACATATCAGTCGCCCTAGCTAAACGTGGCAAAAAAGTGCTGCAAATTGGTTGCGACCCCAAACATGACAGTACCTTTACCCTGACTGGGTTTTTGATTCCGACAATTATCGACACCCTCCAAGAAAAGGACTATCACTACGAAGATGTTTGGCCGGAAGATGTAATTTATAAAGGCTATGGCGGTGTGGATTGCGTAGAAGCTGGTGGGCCACCTGCGGGTGCTGGATGCGGTGGATACGTAGTTGGTGAAACCGTAAAATTACTTAAAGAACTCAACGCCTTTGATGAATACGATGTAATTCTCTTTGACGTTCTGGGTGACGTAGTTTGCGGTGGTTTTGCAGCACCACTCAACTATGCAGATTACTGCCTGATCGTTACAGACAACGGCTTTGATGCTTTATTTGCTGCTAATCGGATCGCTGCTTCAGTGCGCGAAAAAGCAAGAACTCACCCACTGCGTTTAGCTGGGTTAATTGGCAACCGCACCTCCAAACGCGACTTGATTGAAAAATATATAGAAGCTGTGCCCATGCCAGTTCTAGAAGTTTTACCTTTAATTGAAGATATCCGTGTTTCCCGTGTGAAAGGCAAAACTTTGTTTGAAATGGCAGAGCAAGATCCTTCCCTAGACTACGTTTGCGACTACTATCTCAACATTGCCGACCAAATTCTAGCGCGTCCTGAAGGTGTTGTACCTAATGACACACCAGATCGGGAGTTGTTCTCTTTGTTATCCGATTTTTATCTAAATCCGGGTAAACCCCAGGTTCCTAATTCAGAAGAGGAACTAGACTTGATGATTGTATAA
- a CDS encoding response regulator: MSLTLLGTILIVEDSPSELELMSHYLKESGYNVIKASGAKEGLEKAVLQKPDAIVTDVVMPEMSGFELCRSLRRNPITAKVPIVVCSSKNQEIDRLWAMRQGADAYITKPYTRELLLRTIKSVVI; encoded by the coding sequence GTGAGCCTGACTTTGCTTGGCACAATTCTAATTGTCGAAGATTCTCCCAGTGAATTGGAATTAATGAGCCATTATCTGAAGGAGAGTGGTTACAACGTAATTAAAGCAAGTGGTGCAAAAGAGGGTTTAGAAAAAGCGGTGTTACAAAAACCAGATGCGATCGTTACTGATGTCGTAATGCCAGAAATGAGTGGATTTGAATTGTGTCGTTCTCTGAGAAGAAATCCGATTACTGCAAAAGTGCCGATTGTGGTTTGTAGTTCCAAAAATCAAGAAATCGATCGTTTGTGGGCAATGAGACAAGGTGCAGATGCTTATATAACCAAACCTTACACCCGCGAACTTCTCTTACGTACTATTAAATCAGTGGTAATTTGA
- a CDS encoding hybrid sensor histidine kinase/response regulator yields MLQDKELEIQMQFLEEATDYLNTLEGVLLEIDTTNRIDLDKINAALRAAHSIKGGAGMMGFRSLSDLSHRLEDSFKVLKTKKNSLEIDTQLQSLLLSGVDWLRQIVELLAEGNVVEDAWLATFCYPIFDELHDRLGDPTPEDASTMLSPEDGQDVIPLLFGTEVEECLQRLESILADSEQPGLHEEIVIMAAELGGLGEMLQLAAFTKLCESVTQQLETVSSDCIPEIAQLALQAWRRSQALILTNQLDNLPTEIELGSYTRSQPLLPAEVIPKLIATDTANTDMIDTSVWQAEITPETWIKDEAIAANFTFVDAEFADDVNGVNVTEHNTIFTKENNPPDGRFTENKGEQVGIAKDREIHENTVRVPSKQLEQINDLFGELIVQRNGLNSHLERLRKLVRNLNQRVQVLDRENQDLRIAYDKISTQATGVRVQAENDQQTQDTDRGFDALEMDRYNDLNLRSQEVMETIVQVQEVTTDVQLSVDDTDQIARKLNKTSKQLQTKLNHIRMRPLSDLVERFPRALRDLNVEYGKNVQLKIEGGNTLIERSILEALNEPLMHLLRNAFDHGIEDSATRRLLGKPEQGLIEIKATHRSNRTLITIRDDGWGISLEKIRTRALAMGLDASLLANASDEELLSLIFEAGFTTSEQVTALSGRGVGMDVVRNNLKLIRGDVKVDTEPGVGTTFTLSVPFTLSVARVLLVEINKILLAFPTDVISEISLLQDEQILQMAGSEVLNWQGNMLPLIRLTRYLEFNCLRYDSPELEIPAAINSNSVLVVKGNNQLVAIQIDRCWGEQEVAVRQVEGNIPLPEGFSNCTIYGDGRVVPLVNVNELLYWIATNRRTSRGTQLPSARLKTPFLIFDEEKISAASVKQKGTILIVDDSINVRRFLALTLEKGGYQVEQAKDGQDALEKLHSGLRVEAVICDIEMPRLDGYGFLGKVNSDVETKNIPVAMLTSRSSNKHRQLAMQLGARAYFSKPYNEQELLQTLEEIIRNVAENAASN; encoded by the coding sequence ATGCTACAAGACAAAGAATTAGAAATCCAGATGCAGTTTCTGGAAGAAGCAACTGATTATTTAAATACCTTAGAAGGGGTATTGCTGGAAATCGATACTACTAACCGCATCGATTTGGATAAAATTAATGCTGCACTCCGGGCTGCTCATTCTATCAAAGGTGGCGCGGGGATGATGGGGTTTAGATCGTTAAGTGATTTATCTCATCGTCTGGAAGATTCTTTTAAAGTTTTAAAAACTAAAAAAAATTCTTTAGAAATTGATACTCAGTTGCAAAGTTTATTGCTATCTGGAGTTGATTGGCTACGTCAGATTGTAGAATTGCTTGCAGAAGGAAATGTTGTTGAAGATGCGTGGTTAGCAACCTTTTGTTATCCAATTTTTGATGAGTTGCACGATCGCTTGGGCGATCCCACCCCGGAAGATGCTTCCACCATGCTATCCCCTGAGGATGGGCAAGACGTTATCCCTTTGCTATTTGGCACAGAAGTAGAAGAGTGTTTGCAGCGTCTAGAATCTATATTGGCAGATAGCGAACAGCCCGGTTTGCATGAAGAAATTGTCATCATGGCGGCTGAATTGGGCGGTTTAGGGGAAATGCTTCAGTTGGCAGCTTTTACCAAGCTTTGTGAGTCAGTAACGCAGCAATTAGAAACTGTGAGCAGCGATTGCATTCCCGAAATTGCTCAGTTAGCATTGCAAGCATGGCGGCGATCGCAAGCTTTGATATTGACAAATCAATTAGATAATTTACCTACAGAAATTGAGTTGGGTAGTTACACGCGATCGCAACCATTATTACCAGCAGAAGTAATACCAAAGTTGATTGCCACAGATACAGCTAACACAGATATGATTGACACATCTGTTTGGCAAGCCGAAATCACTCCAGAAACTTGGATTAAAGATGAAGCAATCGCAGCTAATTTCACGTTTGTGGACGCAGAATTTGCTGATGATGTAAATGGTGTCAATGTCACTGAACACAATACGATATTTACTAAAGAAAATAATCCTCCAGATGGCAGATTTACCGAAAATAAGGGAGAGCAAGTTGGCATTGCGAAAGATCGGGAAATCCATGAAAATACCGTCCGAGTTCCTAGCAAACAACTAGAGCAAATTAATGATTTATTTGGTGAGTTGATTGTTCAGCGCAATGGATTAAACTCCCATCTAGAAAGATTACGTAAACTTGTTCGTAACCTCAACCAGCGAGTCCAAGTTCTCGATCGCGAAAATCAAGATTTACGTATAGCTTACGACAAAATTTCTACTCAAGCTACTGGGGTGAGAGTGCAAGCTGAAAATGATCAGCAAACACAAGATACAGATAGGGGATTTGATGCCTTAGAAATGGATCGCTATAACGATTTAAACCTGCGATCGCAGGAAGTTATGGAAACCATTGTTCAAGTTCAGGAAGTCACAACTGATGTGCAACTCAGTGTTGATGATACCGACCAAATTGCTCGTAAACTCAACAAAACATCGAAACAGTTACAGACTAAACTAAATCACATCAGGATGCGACCACTGTCTGATTTAGTCGAACGTTTTCCTAGAGCTTTGCGCGATTTAAATGTCGAGTATGGAAAAAATGTCCAGTTAAAAATTGAAGGTGGCAACACTTTAATTGAACGCAGCATTTTAGAAGCATTAAACGAACCTTTAATGCACCTATTAAGGAACGCCTTTGATCATGGTATCGAAGACTCTGCCACCCGCCGCCTTCTGGGTAAACCAGAACAGGGATTAATTGAAATTAAAGCTACCCACCGCAGTAATCGCACCCTGATTACTATCCGTGATGATGGTTGGGGCATTTCTCTAGAGAAAATTCGCACCCGCGCTTTAGCGATGGGATTAGATGCTTCTCTACTGGCTAATGCTAGTGATGAAGAACTATTATCACTCATTTTTGAAGCAGGTTTTACTACCTCCGAGCAAGTGACAGCATTATCTGGCCGCGGTGTCGGTATGGATGTAGTTCGTAACAACCTCAAACTAATTCGAGGAGATGTCAAAGTTGATACGGAACCAGGAGTTGGTACTACCTTTACCTTATCAGTGCCATTTACACTTTCCGTTGCACGAGTTCTGCTGGTAGAAATTAACAAGATTTTATTGGCATTTCCTACAGATGTCATTTCAGAAATATCTTTACTCCAAGACGAGCAAATTTTGCAAATGGCAGGTAGCGAAGTTCTGAATTGGCAAGGAAATATGTTACCACTAATTCGCCTGACTCGTTATTTAGAGTTTAATTGCTTGCGTTATGATAGCCCAGAGTTGGAGATTCCGGCAGCAATTAATAGTAACAGTGTGTTAGTAGTCAAAGGCAATAATCAGCTAGTAGCAATTCAAATAGACCGTTGTTGGGGTGAACAAGAAGTTGCTGTTCGTCAAGTTGAGGGAAATATACCTTTACCTGAAGGCTTCAGTAATTGCACAATTTACGGTGATGGTCGAGTAGTGCCACTAGTTAATGTTAATGAGTTGCTGTATTGGATTGCTACAAATCGGCGGACTTCTAGAGGTACTCAATTACCATCGGCAAGGTTAAAAACACCGTTCCTGATATTTGATGAAGAAAAAATATCAGCAGCATCTGTTAAGCAGAAAGGCACAATTTTGATCGTAGATGATTCAATTAATGTTCGCCGCTTCTTAGCTCTGACTCTAGAAAAAGGCGGGTATCAAGTAGAGCAAGCTAAAGATGGTCAAGATGCTTTAGAAAAACTCCATAGTGGATTGAGAGTTGAGGCGGTAATTTGTGATATTGAAATGCCTCGTTTAGATGGTTATGGCTTTTTAGGTAAGGTGAATTCAGATGTTGAGACAAAAAATATTCCAGTTGCGATGCTGACTTCTCGTAGCAGTAACAAACATCGGCAATTGGCGATGCAATTGGGGGCACGGGCTTACTTTTCTAAACCTTATAACGAACAAGAATTACTGCAAACGCTGGAGGAAATAATTCGTAATGTTGCAGAGAATGCAGCGTCTAATTAA
- a CDS encoding NACHT domain-containing protein, protein MVKRSLEASVTGIEQAKKAFAHKGWTQDNLAFEVNLKTRQPIWRFFTGRPVERHIFIEICSVLSLNWREIAANPPEELSESKELGAAEFLDIDALVQFVRSQRFNKIQDQCGTLQLLDVSHPVRMDDIYIDVNILEEIASLQWLEFADLQKFTSKEFERFGLDEVSQTQMAGIAAVQTYSKLRVLGKPGAGKTTFLQHLAIQCNRGRFAANRVTIFVTLRDFADETRVAGEFYLLNYIRKEFLNCGISDPSVLETLLLEGRVLLLLDGLDEVLHQQSIGVVNEIRRLSEKYQKNMFVVTCRTAAKAFNLRRFTDVEIAPFSQDQIVAFAQKWFTAVTKTNIQDKQKQAFESNTLAIISVICRMLPQNQRNCN, encoded by the coding sequence ATGGTCAAGCGATCGCTCGAAGCATCAGTTACCGGGATTGAACAAGCCAAAAAAGCGTTCGCTCATAAAGGGTGGACACAAGACAACTTGGCTTTTGAAGTCAACTTAAAGACTCGCCAACCAATTTGGCGGTTTTTTACTGGGCGTCCCGTTGAACGTCATATATTTATAGAAATTTGTTCTGTGTTGTCGTTGAATTGGCGTGAGATTGCGGCTAATCCTCCAGAAGAATTAAGCGAATCAAAAGAACTTGGTGCTGCTGAATTTTTAGATATTGATGCTCTAGTACAATTTGTGCGATCGCAACGCTTTAACAAAATTCAAGACCAGTGCGGCACTTTGCAGTTATTAGATGTTAGTCACCCCGTTAGAATGGACGACATTTACATCGATGTCAACATTTTGGAGGAGATTGCCAGCCTTCAGTGGTTAGAGTTTGCTGATTTGCAAAAGTTTACATCAAAAGAATTCGAGCGCTTTGGTTTAGATGAAGTATCCCAAACACAAATGGCAGGAATCGCAGCAGTTCAAACTTATTCAAAGCTGCGGGTGTTGGGTAAACCGGGAGCAGGTAAAACCACTTTTTTACAACATCTGGCGATTCAATGCAACCGAGGGAGATTTGCTGCAAATCGGGTGACTATTTTTGTCACCTTAAGAGATTTTGCCGACGAAACGAGAGTTGCAGGAGAGTTCTATTTACTGAACTATATTCGCAAAGAATTCCTTAACTGTGGAATTTCAGATCCATCTGTGCTGGAAACTTTGTTGTTGGAGGGCAGAGTGTTGCTATTGCTGGATGGATTAGATGAAGTACTCCATCAACAGAGCATTGGTGTCGTCAATGAGATTCGCAGACTATCTGAAAAATATCAAAAGAATATGTTTGTCGTCACCTGTCGCACGGCAGCTAAAGCTTTCAACCTTAGACGCTTTACAGATGTTGAAATTGCCCCTTTTAGTCAAGATCAAATTGTTGCTTTTGCTCAGAAGTGGTTTACAGCAGTTACGAAAACGAACATCCAGGATAAACAAAAACAGGCATTTGAGAGCAACACATTAGCGATTATATCGGTGATTTGCCGAATGCTTCCACAGAACCAGAGGAATTGCAATTAG
- a CDS encoding TIGR02450 family Trp-rich protein: MTKKQKFPYLVGSKWTAQQKVDGWRHFQVVNRKNQANWVYAEMVAACDPKVRFWINAKLLQDNSQWQAGWQTLQEIHGVETEVS; encoded by the coding sequence ATGACTAAAAAACAAAAATTTCCTTACCTAGTTGGTTCTAAGTGGACGGCACAGCAAAAAGTTGATGGCTGGCGGCACTTCCAAGTTGTCAATCGTAAAAATCAGGCTAACTGGGTTTATGCCGAAATGGTTGCTGCTTGTGATCCGAAAGTCCGTTTCTGGATAAATGCCAAATTATTACAAGATAATTCCCAGTGGCAAGCTGGCTGGCAAACATTACAGGAAATCCACGGAGTTGAAACTGAGGTGTCTTAA
- a CDS encoding NACHT domain-containing protein, with translation MPNASTEPEELQLDSEGVLQAIELQHGLLAERVRGIFSFSYLTFQEYLTARKIVGSYNLQALKQPLELLVTHITEPRWREIFLLTVAMLRNADFLVLLMKQEIDALVAEDPYLQKFLKHRNIKHDWHFSPKQEKVLQQYYDANQLLLDCLNSNCEVTGIVRQEIEASLLLPIKKLSEREW, from the coding sequence TTGCCGAATGCTTCCACAGAACCAGAGGAATTGCAATTAGATAGTGAAGGGGTACTTCAGGCGATAGAGTTGCAACATGGATTACTAGCAGAACGAGTGCGGGGAATTTTTTCTTTCTCTTATTTGACGTTTCAAGAATACCTGACTGCTCGAAAAATCGTAGGCAGTTATAATTTACAAGCATTAAAACAACCGTTAGAACTTCTGGTGACTCATATTACTGAACCTAGATGGCGTGAAATCTTTTTGTTAACGGTTGCCATGCTACGGAATGCAGATTTTTTGGTACTGTTGATGAAGCAAGAAATTGATGCGCTAGTTGCTGAAGATCCATATTTGCAAAAATTTTTAAAGCATCGAAACATTAAGCATGACTGGCACTTCAGCCCAAAGCAAGAGAAAGTATTGCAACAATATTACGATGCCAATCAGTTGCTTCTCGATTGCCTTAATAGCAACTGTGAGGTAACAGGCATTGTGCGACAGGAGATTGAAGCTAGTTTATTGTTGCCGATAAAAAAACTCTCCGAGCGAGAATGGTAG
- a CDS encoding DUF5331 domain-containing protein translates to MAFFHSFTDSIKQKWLQFFQSNRDWITLHMEVESVYTPDGGKRPPSYLILGVLNALEPKLAQLMLPFAKLNPDADTLIEVLDLHFDPDLVLGNRFVGNPEVERFIEEAVAVIDEKPEEETLAHSHTNGFAAVAVVQEFTIVDSDDPMLEISELEETEDAFGDISLTNGHDSKDQSLETSSLEADEFGEIAFDADATAVMEIKLDEDEGLEDSPIDENAFKDVLSDVWGDETALQKAEESNDFLGEELPAGVFDESEIARLFPNA, encoded by the coding sequence ATGGCATTCTTTCACAGCTTTACGGATTCAATAAAGCAAAAGTGGTTGCAATTTTTCCAGAGTAATCGAGACTGGATTACCCTACACATGGAAGTGGAGTCAGTGTACACCCCTGATGGCGGGAAGCGACCACCTTCTTACCTCATCCTGGGAGTTCTTAACGCCCTAGAGCCAAAACTAGCACAGTTAATGTTGCCCTTTGCCAAACTCAATCCTGATGCCGATACCTTGATTGAAGTGCTGGATTTGCATTTTGACCCAGATTTAGTTCTCGGTAATCGCTTTGTTGGCAACCCAGAAGTAGAGAGATTCATAGAAGAAGCAGTAGCTGTCATCGACGAAAAGCCTGAAGAAGAAACATTGGCACATTCTCATACAAATGGCTTTGCGGCGGTGGCGGTAGTTCAGGAGTTCACAATAGTGGATTCTGACGATCCAATGCTGGAAATCAGCGAGTTAGAGGAAACCGAAGATGCCTTTGGCGATATTTCCTTAACCAACGGACACGACTCAAAAGATCAGTCTCTCGAAACCTCTAGTTTAGAAGCAGATGAGTTTGGGGAAATTGCCTTCGATGCAGATGCAACAGCTGTAATGGAAATAAAGCTGGATGAAGACGAGGGGCTTGAAGATAGTCCAATAGATGAGAATGCGTTTAAAGACGTGTTGTCAGATGTCTGGGGTGATGAAACAGCTTTACAAAAGGCTGAAGAAAGTAACGATTTTTTAGGGGAAGAACTGCCAGCAGGCGTTTTTGATGAATCAGAAATTGCCCGTCTCTTCCCCAACGCTTAA
- a CDS encoding methyl-accepting chemotaxis protein, whose product MFNKTNTNQGNDAQNRASLISSQKGIGTVVKLPTKLTTETGNNSSLNQAIAYFTKLGLVKKATILAIAIGTIPVLTIGAIAFGFVNKSVTKQITQSQQAEATGLSDKVNRFMLGRYGDIQVISSLPFLANPQSSVSTLDKQAVLNRIVEVYKAYDSVAVFDRQGNLIVQSTGEPLENQKDRTYFQDALQKDTPVISKPEAAKNTGVVSIYLAAPVKETRTGQTIGVVQARMPVKSLEEVIKNYVGKGQQYHLLDGSGKVLLSPQQALLGKEAKGEYSNLPKLLAAKKLDSFIEVPKTQKKQELVSYVPASTIDSLPDLNWQVLLSTDTATVFEPQRQLLWIFSIGTVLTALIVGAIASRLAKVTTQPILNASAALAKLGQGKFNTRLEIEREDELGLLSANINLMAEQLQVLKEQELDVEGQSRNVAVIGSDDERHQNETLQQQLLQLLNDVEGAARGDLTVRADVTAGEIGTVADFFNSIVESLRDIVTQVQEAATHVNSAIGSNEGAIRHLAEEALTQAAEINHTLDAVDQMTQSMQAVAENAEKAAFVANHAAHTATKSGHAMDLTVQNILSLRETVGETAKKVKRLGESSQQISRVVSLINQIAIQTNLLAINAGIEAARAGEEGQGFAVVAEEVGELAVRSAAATQEIEQIVENIQRETSEVVQAMEIGTTQVVEGTRIVEEAKQSLSEILDVSCQIDFLVQSISTATASQVETSQSVSQLMKDIAATSQRTSDSSRQVSESLQQTAEISQQLQETVETFKVS is encoded by the coding sequence ATGTTTAATAAAACCAACACGAATCAAGGTAATGACGCTCAAAATCGAGCATCACTGATTTCATCTCAAAAAGGTATTGGAACTGTTGTAAAGCTACCAACTAAGCTGACTACTGAAACTGGTAATAATTCTTCTTTGAATCAGGCTATTGCCTATTTTACAAAGCTGGGATTGGTTAAGAAAGCGACTATTTTAGCGATCGCAATCGGTACAATACCAGTATTGACCATCGGCGCGATCGCTTTTGGTTTTGTCAATAAGTCGGTTACTAAGCAAATTACTCAATCTCAACAAGCTGAAGCAACAGGTTTAAGTGATAAAGTTAACCGCTTCATGCTAGGGCGCTACGGAGATATTCAGGTAATATCAAGTTTGCCTTTTTTGGCAAATCCCCAAAGTAGTGTCAGTACTCTAGATAAGCAAGCAGTTTTAAATCGCATTGTCGAAGTTTACAAAGCTTATGACAGTGTTGCTGTTTTTGATCGCCAAGGTAACTTGATTGTCCAATCTACAGGCGAACCCCTGGAAAATCAAAAAGACCGTACCTATTTTCAAGACGCTTTACAAAAAGATACTCCTGTCATTAGCAAGCCGGAAGCAGCAAAAAATACTGGTGTCGTCAGTATTTATCTAGCTGCACCCGTGAAAGAGACAAGGACGGGTCAAACTATTGGCGTGGTACAAGCACGTATGCCCGTAAAATCTTTAGAGGAAGTAATCAAAAACTACGTAGGCAAGGGACAACAATACCATTTACTCGATGGTTCGGGAAAAGTTTTATTGAGTCCACAACAGGCATTATTAGGGAAAGAGGCAAAGGGAGAGTATTCTAATTTACCGAAACTGCTGGCAGCCAAAAAGCTAGATAGTTTTATAGAAGTTCCAAAAACTCAGAAAAAACAAGAACTAGTTAGCTATGTACCAGCGAGTACGATAGATAGCTTACCTGATTTAAACTGGCAAGTACTTTTATCTACAGATACAGCAACTGTATTTGAGCCACAAAGACAATTATTGTGGATTTTCAGCATTGGTACAGTACTGACAGCATTGATTGTCGGTGCGATCGCATCTCGATTAGCTAAAGTTACTACACAGCCAATTCTCAATGCAAGTGCGGCATTAGCGAAGTTAGGTCAAGGTAAATTCAATACCCGTCTGGAAATCGAAAGAGAAGACGAATTAGGGTTATTGAGTGCAAATATCAACCTTATGGCCGAACAATTGCAGGTCTTAAAGGAACAGGAACTAGACGTTGAAGGGCAATCTAGAAATGTTGCAGTAATCGGTTCTGACGACGAACGGCATCAAAACGAAACATTGCAACAGCAACTTTTACAACTGCTCAACGACGTAGAAGGTGCAGCCAGAGGCGACTTAACAGTACGTGCAGACGTGACGGCTGGGGAAATAGGCACTGTTGCCGACTTTTTCAACTCCATTGTCGAAAGTCTGCGGGATATTGTTACCCAAGTTCAAGAAGCTGCTACCCATGTGAATAGTGCTATTGGCTCTAACGAAGGAGCCATCCGCCATCTCGCAGAGGAAGCACTTACACAAGCTGCTGAAATCAACCATACCCTTGATGCTGTTGACCAAATGACGCAATCAATGCAAGCCGTAGCCGAAAACGCCGAAAAAGCTGCCTTTGTTGCCAATCACGCCGCTCACACCGCTACCAAGAGTGGACACGCAATGGATTTGACAGTACAAAATATTCTGTCTCTGCGCGAAACCGTTGGGGAAACTGCTAAAAAAGTGAAACGCTTGGGAGAGTCTTCGCAACAAATTTCTCGTGTAGTCTCCTTGATTAACCAAATTGCCATCCAAACCAACTTACTTGCTATTAACGCCGGCATTGAAGCAGCGCGTGCAGGTGAAGAAGGTCAAGGTTTTGCCGTCGTCGCTGAAGAAGTCGGCGAATTAGCAGTCCGAAGTGCCGCAGCAACCCAAGAAATTGAACAAATTGTTGAAAATATCCAACGAGAAACCAGCGAAGTAGTGCAAGCAATGGAAATAGGCACTACCCAAGTGGTGGAAGGCACACGCATCGTCGAGGAGGCTAAACAGAGTCTGAGTGAAATTTTGGATGTATCGTGTCAAATTGACTTCTTAGTGCAGTCAATTTCCACTGCAACTGCGTCTCAGGTAGAAACATCGCAAAGTGTCAGCCAATTGATGAAAGATATCGCTGCTACATCACAACGCACCAGCGATTCTTCTCGCCAAGTTTCCGAATCTTTGCAACAAACCGCCGAGATTTCCCAACAGTTGCAAGAGACTGTCGAGACTTTCAAGGTTAGTTAA
- a CDS encoding DUF2442 domain-containing protein, with protein sequence MLKDIIEVIAHDNYQLFLKFEDGKEGIVDVNQLIEFTGIFAPLKDLNYFKTVKLNAEWGTIHWDNGADLDPDVLYSVVTNQSIPTYKNLEEYEKSCN encoded by the coding sequence ATGCTTAAAGATATTATAGAAGTTATTGCTCACGATAACTATCAACTCTTTTTGAAGTTTGAAGACGGAAAAGAAGGTATTGTTGATGTTAACCAGTTAATCGAATTTACAGGAATTTTTGCACCTTTAAAAGATTTAAACTATTTTAAAACTGTTAAACTTAACGCTGAATGGGGAACAATTCACTGGGATAATGGCGCAGATTTAGACCCAGATGTTCTTTATTCTGTGGTTACTAACCAATCTATTCCCACCTATAAAAATCTGGAAGAATATGAAAAAAGTTGTAATTAA
- a CDS encoding chemotaxis protein CheW, with product MTSTNITLSSKPTLNNLADGYLKFQLNQQTTAVLSMRHTQEAIIVPVESITSMPNMPPCILGLMNWRSRIIWVVDLPRMLNLESLDYRLRQYNVIVIQVESLVLGLVVQEIKGTTKFIVDDIHSPIGQVASSLVPYLCGCVVQEEEILLVLDGQAIVQSSILRSD from the coding sequence ATGACTAGTACAAACATTACTCTTTCTTCAAAACCAACTTTAAATAACTTGGCAGATGGTTATCTAAAGTTTCAGCTAAATCAACAAACTACTGCTGTTTTATCAATGAGGCATACACAAGAAGCAATTATTGTGCCTGTTGAATCTATTACTTCGATGCCCAATATGCCGCCCTGCATTTTAGGATTAATGAATTGGCGGAGTCGGATAATTTGGGTTGTTGATTTGCCAAGAATGCTCAATTTAGAATCCCTAGATTATCGACTACGACAATACAATGTAATCGTTATTCAAGTGGAATCATTGGTGTTAGGCTTAGTTGTGCAAGAAATAAAAGGTACAACCAAGTTCATCGTTGATGATATTCATTCTCCTATCGGACAAGTGGCATCTAGTTTAGTTCCTTATTTATGTGGGTGCGTTGTGCAAGAGGAAGAAATATTACTGGTATTAGATGGACAGGCAATTGTACAGTCTTCTATTCTCCGCAGTGATTAG